One Ignisphaera sp. DNA window includes the following coding sequences:
- a CDS encoding ABC transporter substrate-binding protein, whose protein sequence is MKAKNLVVYVLFAVLMLSILSPITLYAQQANKGPASDSITFVQVSTDRVGEAFRSGSIDAYIYGLRPTQLDQFQGVSNIRFISAPGGLVSIVLNPAPVKTVNLSGDWTKKSLDDIAKAIGYPKTVISQIYYDKDKDVTYVDLAADGSNINPFALKDVRYAINFIIDRDFIVKNIYRGYGAPMVTFLSYYDPTYMLISDLVASFAIRYDPAYARTLVEKALTAAGATLQGGKWYYAGKPIQLTFIIRQEDERRDIGDLIATELENLGFVVNKQVLTFAQALEIVYDTDPKELQWHIYTEGWGKGALEKYDSATPAQMCAPWYSYMPGWQVEGWWWYRNDTIDNLTQKLYFGTFKSRDDYVNTYRTIVAMCIQESVRIWIATRMDIHVVRADMQGITEDMSVGLRSPFNLKSMYVPGKPDITIGHLWVYTARTIWNIYGGFTDVYSVDIERATYDPLTWRDPFNGEPIPVRTKYVVLTAGPDGTLDVPSDAIIWDATQGKWVNVAPGTKAVSVVKYDMSMFIGSKWHHGINITWGDILAAWALWFDLVYNNTKASFETPISGANKPFFDTIKGLRIIPQNNTLEVYVNYWHFDPNYIADYAALTPINPAELLVLQNIIVFDMQKYAFTTSTGNAKKIPALNLVLSTHAKDLAALAQQMLSANIFPAKYFTTPQRSYMTLDEWKARLNAFINWVNQHSNAWISQGPFYLDSFDDKAQKAVIKAFRDPSYPFTPSTWVKGSATPATLTVPATPSIIVGNTTTFLVNVVPPTLTAGGRTTVASGNIYVQYIVKDLQTNAVKYIGEATLVTSGATLLIYQIAIPADVTKSMAPYNYYQIQILAFSDAVAVPASYTLTIQAQPNIAQMMSSVIVGQIAPLASKIDTISNSMTTVSNNIIAVGNAISDLQNAVSKLNSTVASMNTYMVVLIALLAVSLILNVVLLLRFSRRS, encoded by the coding sequence ATGAAAGCCAAGAATTTAGTAGTATATGTACTATTCGCTGTCTTAATGTTGTCAATTCTATCCCCAATAACGCTATACGCGCAACAAGCAAACAAAGGGCCAGCATCAGATAGCATAACATTTGTGCAAGTGTCTACTGACAGAGTTGGGGAGGCATTCAGATCAGGGTCTATAGATGCATACATATATGGCTTGAGGCCAACACAGTTAGACCAATTCCAAGGAGTATCAAACATAAGATTTATCTCAGCACCAGGAGGGCTAGTCTCAATTGTTCTAAACCCAGCACCAGTAAAAACAGTTAACCTATCTGGCGACTGGACAAAGAAGAGCTTAGATGACATAGCAAAGGCTATTGGCTATCCAAAGACAGTCATATCACAGATCTACTATGACAAAGACAAAGATGTTACATATGTTGATCTAGCTGCCGACGGCAGCAACATCAATCCATTTGCACTAAAAGATGTCAGATATGCCATAAACTTCATAATCGATAGAGACTTCATAGTCAAGAACATTTACAGAGGCTATGGAGCTCCCATGGTAACATTCCTCTCATACTACGACCCAACATACATGTTGATATCAGATCTAGTAGCATCGTTTGCGATAAGGTATGACCCAGCATATGCTAGAACACTAGTAGAAAAGGCATTGACAGCTGCAGGAGCAACTTTGCAAGGCGGCAAATGGTATTATGCTGGGAAACCAATACAATTGACATTCATTATAAGGCAAGAAGATGAGAGAAGAGACATTGGAGACCTTATTGCAACAGAGCTTGAGAACCTCGGATTTGTAGTGAATAAGCAGGTTCTAACCTTTGCACAGGCACTTGAAATAGTATATGACACAGATCCTAAAGAGCTTCAATGGCATATATACACTGAAGGCTGGGGTAAAGGCGCATTAGAGAAGTACGACTCCGCAACACCGGCTCAAATGTGCGCGCCATGGTACAGCTATATGCCTGGCTGGCAAGTAGAGGGCTGGTGGTGGTACAGAAACGACACAATAGACAACCTAACACAGAAGCTGTACTTCGGCACATTCAAGAGCCGTGACGACTATGTCAACACCTATAGAACTATTGTAGCGATGTGCATACAAGAATCAGTGAGAATATGGATTGCAACCAGAATGGATATTCACGTTGTTAGAGCAGATATGCAAGGAATAACAGAGGATATGTCAGTGGGGCTAAGATCGCCGTTCAATCTAAAGAGTATGTACGTACCAGGCAAGCCTGACATCACAATAGGTCATCTATGGGTATATACAGCGAGAACAATTTGGAATATATATGGAGGCTTTACAGATGTTTATAGTGTCGATATAGAGAGGGCTACATATGATCCACTAACATGGAGAGATCCATTCAATGGAGAGCCAATACCTGTCAGAACCAAGTATGTAGTTTTGACAGCAGGTCCCGACGGAACATTGGATGTACCATCCGATGCCATAATATGGGACGCTACACAAGGCAAGTGGGTTAATGTGGCCCCTGGAACAAAAGCTGTATCTGTTGTTAAATACGACATGTCGATGTTTATAGGCTCTAAATGGCACCACGGAATAAACATTACATGGGGTGACATACTAGCTGCCTGGGCACTATGGTTCGACTTAGTCTACAACAATACGAAAGCAAGCTTTGAAACACCTATATCAGGAGCGAACAAACCATTCTTCGACACCATAAAGGGTCTGAGAATAATACCACAGAACAACACATTGGAGGTGTATGTCAACTACTGGCACTTCGACCCCAACTATATAGCAGACTACGCAGCTCTCACACCAATCAACCCAGCCGAGCTACTTGTTTTGCAAAACATTATAGTATTTGATATGCAGAAATATGCATTTACAACATCAACAGGCAATGCAAAGAAGATACCAGCACTAAACCTAGTGCTAAGCACCCATGCAAAAGATCTTGCAGCACTCGCACAACAAATGCTATCGGCGAACATCTTCCCAGCAAAATACTTTACAACACCACAAAGATCTTATATGACACTTGATGAGTGGAAAGCAAGGCTAAATGCATTTATAAACTGGGTTAATCAACATAGCAATGCATGGATATCGCAAGGACCTTTCTACCTAGACTCATTCGATGACAAAGCCCAGAAAGCAGTTATAAAAGCATTTAGAGACCCATCATATCCATTCACTCCAAGCACATGGGTGAAAGGCTCTGCAACACCAGCAACACTAACGGTACCGGCAACCCCAAGCATAATTGTAGGCAATACAACTACATTTCTAGTTAATGTTGTTCCACCAACACTAACAGCTGGTGGGAGAACAACTGTTGCATCTGGAAACATATATGTGCAATACATTGTAAAGGATCTTCAAACAAATGCTGTTAAATACATTGGCGAAGCAACTCTTGTAACAAGTGGAGCAACGCTACTCATATATCAGATTGCCATTCCAGCTGATGTAACAAAGTCAATGGCTCCTTATAACTACTACCAAATACAAATACTGGCATTCAGCGATGCTGTTGCAGTTCCAGCATCATATACATTGACAATCCAGGCTCAGCCAAACATTGCTCAGATGATGTCAAGTGTTATCGTTGGCCAGATAGCTCCTTTGGCAAGCAAGATTGATACAATATCCAATTCTATGACAACTGTCTCGAACAACATCATTGCTGTGGGCAATGCTATTAGTGATCTGCAGAACGCTGTAAGCAAGTTGAACAGTACTGTAGCATCAATGAACACATATATGGTTGTGTTAATAGCATTGCTTGCAGTATCGCTAATACTGAATGTAGTGTTGCTATTAAGGTTCTCTAGGAGGTCCTAG
- a CDS encoding ABC transporter permease gives MTVGLVIARRAIFLVLALVIAVFLTAFIIGATGYVDKVARAIVNEEVRAYRQALSKMPNVSQSYIEERVREYQQMLIETYGLDKPWYYKVLPLVYATLVFKFGDVQQVGVADVAGMQLPVKASDVILACLPRTIVMITVAELIAILIALVIAPYVAFRIGSLADRFTIIYAALTNAIPVWWLALIMIFIFSYRLGVAPQQFRGVIRALSDMSVALLSGDVKGFIIGFANVLNYSWLPIITIVIVLLGPWIYNMRAMLLRVSREDFVTAAVARGLPQRVVLRRYILRPALPPVITSVLLGLAGTLGGYIITESVFNWPGMGTLYYEAITSGDPATIIGLTYVLTLVYVVARLILEILYVALDPRVRL, from the coding sequence ATGACAGTTGGTCTGGTGATTGCAAGAAGAGCCATATTTTTGGTCTTAGCATTGGTTATAGCAGTTTTTTTAACAGCTTTTATAATAGGTGCTACAGGATATGTAGATAAAGTTGCCAGAGCTATTGTAAATGAGGAGGTTAGGGCCTATAGACAGGCATTGTCGAAGATGCCAAATGTTAGTCAATCCTATATAGAGGAGAGGGTGAGAGAGTACCAGCAGATGCTTATCGAGACATACGGTCTTGACAAGCCTTGGTACTACAAGGTTCTGCCATTAGTATATGCAACACTTGTGTTCAAATTTGGCGATGTTCAGCAGGTTGGAGTTGCTGATGTTGCTGGCATGCAGCTTCCTGTAAAAGCAAGTGATGTTATCTTGGCTTGTTTGCCTAGAACAATTGTTATGATAACTGTTGCCGAGCTCATTGCAATTCTAATTGCATTAGTTATAGCGCCTTACGTTGCATTTAGAATTGGTTCGTTAGCAGACAGATTTACGATAATATATGCAGCTCTAACTAACGCAATTCCTGTGTGGTGGTTGGCACTAATAATGATATTCATTTTTAGTTATAGACTTGGCGTCGCCCCACAGCAGTTCAGGGGGGTTATCAGAGCTTTGAGCGATATGTCGGTGGCGCTTCTATCTGGGGATGTAAAGGGATTTATCATAGGTTTTGCAAATGTATTGAATTATTCATGGTTGCCAATAATAACTATCGTTATTGTTCTCTTAGGGCCGTGGATCTATAATATGAGAGCAATGCTTTTAAGAGTCTCACGAGAGGACTTTGTTACAGCGGCTGTTGCACGCGGGTTGCCACAGAGGGTTGTTCTGCGAAGATATATTCTAAGACCAGCCTTGCCACCAGTGATAACCTCTGTACTTCTCGGATTGGCAGGGACTTTGGGAGGCTATATAATAACAGAATCAGTTTTTAATTGGCCGGGCATGGGGACGCTTTACTATGAAGCTATCACAAGTGGTGACCCAGCAACAATAATTGGTTTGACATATGTGTTAACCCTTGTATATGTTGTTGCAAGGCTCATACTAGAGATTCTCTATGTAGCTCTCGACCCTAGGGTGAGACTATGA
- a CDS encoding ABC transporter permease: protein MTERLKGFWKQIRETIWSQTSGKAALILLSMLVIIGVAAALALPPNFISIWNDPKYWGGKPKNVPPSWSSFFGYPCVQHFEEDLRTLAYKLNVTANEASLTYTFNYDYRGDGFPQGMALKLDGIYVNGVGNMRIEIHIARPDGVVVPDVISYLATGANGSISIENIILNPDTIKLASTLVMSYPQFLRVASMNDIAMNYPIYLFGKYSNSSKIAPLGGVYKVYVFVRISTLGSVTIDDVNKVVNALKSSKDFRFIIIGTCYGLLGTDYRGRDLAQALFFGLPIALLIGFGTAFLTTVIGLFAGLVSGYYGGFIDEFVQRFIDVLGSIPTLPILILIAVSVQQAYGASPYKPIIMLMVILFTLIVFGWGGLAIIVRSMTLSIKAEAYVEAAQAVGASNWWIMTKHIIPQLLPYIAAQMVYSAPSAILTEAGLSILGIQHGLPTWGGILSDARLYGNIGYWWWIFPPGIAISIVSLTFVLLGMSIERVVEPRLRGM, encoded by the coding sequence ATGACGGAAAGGCTAAAAGGGTTTTGGAAGCAAATAAGAGAGACTATATGGAGTCAGACAAGTGGAAAAGCAGCCCTAATACTACTTTCAATGCTCGTTATTATTGGGGTGGCAGCTGCCCTAGCACTTCCACCAAACTTTATATCTATATGGAATGATCCAAAGTATTGGGGTGGCAAACCAAAGAATGTCCCACCCAGCTGGTCATCTTTTTTTGGGTACCCATGTGTACAGCATTTTGAAGAGGATTTGAGAACCCTTGCGTACAAATTGAATGTCACAGCAAATGAAGCATCCTTAACATATACATTCAATTATGACTATAGAGGCGATGGATTTCCACAAGGTATGGCTCTAAAGCTTGATGGCATTTATGTTAATGGTGTTGGAAACATGAGGATCGAGATACATATTGCCAGACCAGATGGGGTTGTGGTACCAGATGTTATATCATACTTAGCAACTGGGGCTAATGGATCCATATCTATTGAGAACATTATTTTGAACCCGGATACAATTAAACTTGCATCAACGCTAGTAATGTCATATCCACAGTTTCTGCGTGTAGCTAGCATGAATGATATTGCTATGAACTATCCGATATATCTATTTGGCAAATACTCGAATAGTTCAAAAATTGCGCCTTTGGGTGGGGTATATAAGGTATATGTATTTGTAAGGATATCCACCTTAGGCTCTGTAACTATTGATGATGTGAATAAAGTTGTAAATGCTTTGAAGTCTTCCAAAGACTTCAGATTTATTATTATTGGTACTTGTTATGGCTTACTGGGAACAGATTATAGGGGTAGAGACCTTGCGCAAGCATTGTTTTTTGGGCTTCCAATAGCTCTTTTAATAGGCTTTGGAACAGCATTTTTAACAACTGTAATAGGGCTGTTTGCAGGTCTTGTAAGCGGCTATTATGGAGGTTTCATAGATGAGTTTGTTCAAAGGTTTATAGATGTTTTGGGCAGTATACCGACGCTTCCAATACTTATTCTAATTGCAGTTTCAGTGCAGCAAGCATATGGGGCTAGCCCTTACAAACCCATAATAATGCTTATGGTGATACTATTCACGCTCATAGTGTTTGGCTGGGGTGGTTTGGCAATAATAGTCAGATCCATGACTCTAAGCATAAAAGCTGAGGCATATGTTGAAGCTGCGCAAGCTGTAGGAGCATCGAATTGGTGGATTATGACAAAGCATATAATACCACAGCTATTACCATATATAGCAGCTCAGATGGTGTATTCAGCGCCTTCAGCAATACTAACCGAAGCTGGGCTCTCTATCTTAGGTATTCAGCACGGGCTCCCCACATGGGGTGGTATACTATCTGATGCTAGACTCTATGGAAATATCGGTTATTGGTGGTGGATATTCCCGCCAGGAATAGCTATATCGATAGTCTCTCTAACCTTTGTGCTCTTAGGCATGTCTATAGAGAGGGTTGTAGAGCCGAGGCTTAGGGGGATGTAG
- a CDS encoding ABC transporter ATP-binding protein, with protein MAGAVLSVRDLRIYYFTSRGAVRAVDGVSFDVEEGDVLGVAGESGSGKSTLGFGIMGLVPPPGRIVGGSIVLDGVDLTKLSEDELRKIRWSKVSMVFQGALNVLNPVVRVGDQMAEVLVVHKGLSKDEAMKIVEEHLKLVGLPPDVARRYPHELSGGMKQRVVIAMALLLRPRLVIADEPTTALDVVIQAQIMNLLKRIREEEKVSMIFITHDLSLIAEIANKVAVMYAGKIVEMGSSDDVYSQTLHPYTQGLLNSIPSIRRRKGLSWIPGSPPDLRNPPPGCRFHPRCPFAMDVCRREEPPLVDVGNGHMVSCWLYTKK; from the coding sequence GTGGCTGGTGCTGTGCTTAGTGTTAGGGATTTGAGGATATACTATTTCACTAGTAGGGGAGCTGTTAGAGCTGTTGATGGGGTTTCATTTGATGTTGAAGAGGGTGATGTTCTTGGTGTTGCTGGTGAGTCTGGCTCTGGCAAGTCTACTCTTGGCTTTGGTATAATGGGTCTTGTTCCACCTCCTGGTAGAATTGTTGGTGGCAGTATTGTGCTTGATGGTGTTGATCTCACGAAGCTTTCTGAGGATGAGCTTAGGAAGATTAGGTGGAGCAAGGTTAGCATGGTTTTCCAAGGAGCTTTAAATGTTCTCAATCCTGTTGTTAGGGTTGGGGATCAGATGGCCGAGGTTCTAGTCGTTCACAAGGGGCTTTCCAAAGATGAGGCCATGAAGATTGTTGAGGAGCATCTAAAACTTGTTGGTCTTCCACCAGATGTTGCAAGAAGGTATCCCCACGAGCTTAGCGGTGGTATGAAGCAGCGAGTGGTTATTGCAATGGCTCTTCTTCTCAGACCAAGACTTGTGATAGCCGATGAGCCTACAACAGCACTCGATGTTGTTATACAGGCTCAGATAATGAATTTGTTGAAGAGGATTAGAGAGGAGGAGAAGGTTTCAATGATATTCATAACACATGACCTAAGCCTAATAGCAGAAATAGCAAACAAAGTAGCTGTGATGTACGCTGGTAAAATAGTTGAGATGGGCTCTTCAGATGATGTATATTCACAAACCCTGCACCCATACACCCAAGGCCTTTTAAACAGCATACCATCGATTAGAAGAAGAAAGGGCCTTTCATGGATACCGGGCTCACCACCAGATCTAAGAAACCCACCACCTGGCTGTAGGTTTCATCCTAGGTGTCCGTTTGCAATGGATGTTTGTAGGAGGGAGGAACCCCCTCTGGTTGATGTTGGCAATGGTCACATGGTCTCCTGCTGGCTATACACAAAAAAGTGA